DNA sequence from the Anguilla anguilla isolate fAngAng1 chromosome 4, fAngAng1.pri, whole genome shotgun sequence genome:
CATCCCTTTGGGGCTCAGCTCGGTtccgtgacctttgaccttttccaCCGCAGGGCCAACGGTCCTTATTCTAACCGCTAACtggtctgccccctcccctctcccactcctcacccccccccccccccgtcccgcaggTGAAATACAACCCCAGCTGCAAGTTCAAGGAGCGGATCGAGGAGAACGGGTACAACACGTACGCCTCCCTGCGGTGGAAGCACGGCGGGCGGCAGATGTTCGTCTCGCTGAACGGGCGGGGCAAACCGCGGAGGGGCCACAAGGCGCGACGCAGACACCCCTCCACCCACTTCCTCCCCATGCTGCCCTCGTAGGGCgacccgcgcccccccccccccccaacgtccATCCGTACCAGTGTCCCGTCACTAtcgttatcattattattattattattattattattattattattactactactacaaacCCTCCTCCATACGTGTACATTTGTTGGGGATTATACACCATTTCGTTTGCCGGAGttgcgggggctggggggggagggggggggggaattatccttttaagttattttgatcttcctctcctcctcaccttAAAGGTCCAAAAGAAAAGCTGCTAACGTTGTGTAAATACAGTGTGTCTTGTCGCGGTCATCGATGACGGCGAAGCTAAGCGAGAACGATGATGGTGCGCGTCCGCCACTTCCTGGTGCGATGCGAGACCTCGGGGCTGTACGGAAGAACATTAGCCTCTTTTAAAGGGAGTGATTACTATCCCTGTTATTATCTTCGTTGTTTTTGCTCTTCCCGCTGGAGACggtgcttttcctttttttaaacggcCTTACCCCGTAGACGGTTTAGGGGGAAGGCTGACGACGATGCTAGGCCCGGCCCGGACAAAAAAGGGGAACTAAGGACGCTCGTTTGAATGACCCGCGTTAGTGGGATGAGAGACCCAGCGAAACGAACCGTAGGATTTTGCACAAGCCttcgtaaaaaaaataagaagaagaaaaagaaaagtggacTTACTCCTCCAAGGCGGATCGGAAAGGTGAACAGAAACTTAGGGCCTGCACAGTGCCCAGGAGCAGACTGAGCGCTTGGTGTGGAGTTCGACAAATAGCTATTTGAGGCACCGTTTGGATCCTCAGACAAGagacatttaatttgtaattttttgggtgtgtgtgtgtgtgtgcgtgagaaaGCTCGGATCAACATTTCTTGCTACCGGATTGGCCCCTGTTGGACTTCTTTCTCAGCGTCTCTTGCTCTGGCGGTGGACATATCGAGCGTGCTGGCCAAGCTGGTCACCTACCCTGCACCCGAAATGGACTCCAGACACCGTGAGCCTGGACTACGAGAGAAAGTTCTGGTTTCTTCCTTGCACCCTTTTTAGACCCCCTAGACTGCAGGCTCAGaggtcattctttttttttctggcttatAGTCCTTTCACATGCGCTAATTATGTCAGCTCATAAGggatcaaacacaaaaaaaaaaaaactggtccCCCATTTTGGAGCACCCCGTGTACTCGAGGCTGTCTTCTGGGACCCCCTTCTCAACAGGTCCAGGACTCGAGATGGACCCTTTCACTCTTTTTGTAACCGATTGTCTCATACCGTCCTGTCTTACTGTGTCTCGCTAACACTTTCAAATGCGTGTTGCAAATAGaatgtttaatatatttaaatctttttttttggttgttgttgcACTGTGCTGCATTTTCATTCGTCGTCTCTGCCTCCAGTTTCTTCCTCACAGACTCACTCTCATTCCATTACCTGGCAGCGTTTTGTGTCGGCCAAGTAAGTCAGCAGGACCTACAAAATTCAATGTCTGTAGATTACTGAGATAAAATTTGAGTtgtgttgcattacatttaagCACAACTGCGATTAACCCATTGAAGAGTAGgttatttggaatgttttgttttttttcccctccaaaatttatgtcagtgttctagaactccattgctctcAGTTACCAGTGGTGAcctacatcagcattagaatgttctgttgagaacgttctaatcagatatttgtgatcttacaccttaaagggttaacatACTCCAGCTGAACTCATCATGCTGATAATTTCCACTGATAAATATCTTGTTTGTGGGTGCCATAAAACCCTCTCTTGGATAATGCCCGCGGATAATACTGTAAATAACGATTAAACCATATTGTTGTTACCTTTCCCATAGCAACCCCAGGCAATTGCTATGATAAAGCGATTGGTGAATACTTTCTGTTTATTCTGCCAGTGTCCCAGACAGTATCTAAGAGGTGTATATTTAAAAGGTGTCCTCCGGTGACCTATTTGCCGTTGCCGACGTCAAACATCTATCCACAATCCAATAGTTCAATATTCCTCAACTGTTCTTAAAAACAACTTTGCTTCAGTTTGAATGAATTTTACCTCTCAAATAAATCCTATGACATTGCCCCATGCGTCTGTACTAGGTGTGAGAACTGGACAGTAAGTGTGCACGATAATAATCTGAAACATGCTTTTACAGACCATATCCACAAAATCCGATCTTTTTGTGCGCTGTGCAGTAGTCAGGCACATTCGAGACGAGACTGCACACATTTAATAAGCATTTCACATACGGCGTGGTTTCCCAG
Encoded proteins:
- the fgf22 gene encoding fibroblast growth factor 22 translates to MEIRSVSVGVVAIKSVSTGLYLAMSKKGTLFGSVKYNPSCKFKERIEENGYNTYASLRWKHGGRQMFVSLNGRGKPRRGHKARRRHPSTHFLPMLPS